The Vigna unguiculata cultivar IT97K-499-35 chromosome 6, ASM411807v1, whole genome shotgun sequence genome contains a region encoding:
- the LOC114186532 gene encoding uncharacterized protein LOC114186532 isoform X2: protein MRRRRQPKTLIPLRLISRHKPDSDESISDEDDAVFPNNALSSDTIHKQELPLAVRLDILKGISDRNLSAKGTSSSFEKPLEDEVEMPDFNEGEVVANSTDEENNSADRDNTAVTALQLRKYGPQSIRNKHIRDMTRISEASLHYKGSVSGSHVTCPKANISGSRKCGGIGPSVPQIDSLPEILKAVDPRSSGNLEENHLEDDDKIEVNSDTEPDETEVFPHEFNLTSVNGVFNNLQDKANQLLQKSSRPHLKETAVDSEDFSEPVESGSSSDNEASYQQIKNAFPVKKMQSMTELFLEALGTSSVIIEGIHVGAHNSLSDGLSGKLQQMMLKEKETDMDFWKKLKTGARPDSELGCFDVKILSRYHEGKLTVCHCSFGKCREVRPNCGRSLKVYYRNWIRNIRRMRFTERLNSVYFQSGRYYRNE from the exons ATGAGAAGGCGAAGGCAACCAAAAACCCTAATCCCACTTCGCTTAATTTCGCGGCACAAACCAGACTCAGACGAAAGCATTTCTG ATGAAGACGACGCCGTTTTCCCCAACAATGCGCTTTCCTCAGACACCATCCACAAG CAAGAATTGCCTCTTGCTGTGCGGCTCGATATTCTAAAAG GAATCAGTGATCGGAATTTGTCTGCGAAAGGCACCAGTTCTTCATTTGAG AAACCGCTTGAAGATGAGGTTGAGATGCCTGACTTCAACGAGGGAGAGGTTGTTGCCAATTCAACtgatgaagaaaacaattcTGCAGACAGG gATAACACTGCCGTAACAGCCCTGCAGCTTCGCAAGTATGGTCCACAATCTATCAGAAACAAACACATTAGAGATATGACCAGAATTTCTGAAGCATCGCTACATTACAAAGGAAGCGTCTCAGGATCTCATGTGACCTGCCCCAAAGCAAATATATCTG GGTCACGTAAATGTGGGGGCATTGGTCCTTCAGTCCCCCAGATCGACAGCTTGCCTGAAATTTTGAAAGCGGTTGATCCTAGGAGTTCTGGAAATTTAGAGGAAAATCATCTTGAAGATGACGACAAAATTGAAGTAAATTCAGACACTGAGCCTGATGAAACAGAAGTTTTTCCGCATGAGTTTAATCTCACCTCAGTGAATGGGGTCTTTAATAACCTCCAAGATAAAGCCAATCAG CTTTTGCAGAAAAGTAGTAGACCCCACTTAAAAGAGACAGCTGTTGACAGTGAAGATTTCTCAGAGCCCGTGGAAAGTGGATCATCAAGTGACAATGAG GCAAGttatcaacaaataaaaaatgccTTCCCTGTAAAGAAAATGCAGTCCATGACAGAGCTATTTCTGGAAGCTCTTGGGACATCCTCTGTTATTATTGAAGGGATTCATGTTGGAGCTCATAATTCATTGAG TGATGGATTATCTGGAAAACTACAGCAGATGAtgctaaaagaaaaagaaacagacATGGACTTCtggaaaaagttaaaaactggAGCTAGGCCAGATA GTGAACTTGGCTGCTTTGATGTAAAAATCCTTTCAAGATACCACGAAGGAAAGCTGACTGTTTGTCACTGCTCATTTGGCAAGTGCAGAGAGGTGAG
- the LOC114186532 gene encoding uncharacterized protein LOC114186532 isoform X3 — MRRRRQPKTLIPLRLISRHKPDSDESISDEDDAVFPNNALSSDTIHKQELPLAVRLDILKGISDRNLSAKGTSSSFEKPLEDEVEMPDFNEGEVVANSTDEENNSADRDNTAVTALQLRKYGPQSIRNKHIRDMTRISEASLHYKGSVSGSHVTCPKANISGSRKCGGIGPSVPQIDSLPEILKAVDPRSSGNLEENHLEDDDKIEVNSDTEPDETEVFPHEFNLTSVNGVFNNLQDKANQLLQKSSRPHLKETAVDSEDFSEPVESGSSSDNEASYQQIKNAFPVKKMQSMTELFLEALGTSSVIIEGIHVGAHNSLSDGLSGKLQQMMLKEKETDMDFWKKLKTGARPDSELGCFDVKILSRYHEGKLTVCHCSFGKCREVRIFCYKIILKEWGLVAAKAAKEPLSLAQGFATMLTL, encoded by the exons ATGAGAAGGCGAAGGCAACCAAAAACCCTAATCCCACTTCGCTTAATTTCGCGGCACAAACCAGACTCAGACGAAAGCATTTCTG ATGAAGACGACGCCGTTTTCCCCAACAATGCGCTTTCCTCAGACACCATCCACAAG CAAGAATTGCCTCTTGCTGTGCGGCTCGATATTCTAAAAG GAATCAGTGATCGGAATTTGTCTGCGAAAGGCACCAGTTCTTCATTTGAG AAACCGCTTGAAGATGAGGTTGAGATGCCTGACTTCAACGAGGGAGAGGTTGTTGCCAATTCAACtgatgaagaaaacaattcTGCAGACAGG gATAACACTGCCGTAACAGCCCTGCAGCTTCGCAAGTATGGTCCACAATCTATCAGAAACAAACACATTAGAGATATGACCAGAATTTCTGAAGCATCGCTACATTACAAAGGAAGCGTCTCAGGATCTCATGTGACCTGCCCCAAAGCAAATATATCTG GGTCACGTAAATGTGGGGGCATTGGTCCTTCAGTCCCCCAGATCGACAGCTTGCCTGAAATTTTGAAAGCGGTTGATCCTAGGAGTTCTGGAAATTTAGAGGAAAATCATCTTGAAGATGACGACAAAATTGAAGTAAATTCAGACACTGAGCCTGATGAAACAGAAGTTTTTCCGCATGAGTTTAATCTCACCTCAGTGAATGGGGTCTTTAATAACCTCCAAGATAAAGCCAATCAG CTTTTGCAGAAAAGTAGTAGACCCCACTTAAAAGAGACAGCTGTTGACAGTGAAGATTTCTCAGAGCCCGTGGAAAGTGGATCATCAAGTGACAATGAG GCAAGttatcaacaaataaaaaatgccTTCCCTGTAAAGAAAATGCAGTCCATGACAGAGCTATTTCTGGAAGCTCTTGGGACATCCTCTGTTATTATTGAAGGGATTCATGTTGGAGCTCATAATTCATTGAG TGATGGATTATCTGGAAAACTACAGCAGATGAtgctaaaagaaaaagaaacagacATGGACTTCtggaaaaagttaaaaactggAGCTAGGCCAGATA GTGAACTTGGCTGCTTTGATGTAAAAATCCTTTCAAGATACCACGAAGGAAAGCTGACTGTTTGTCACTGCTCATTTGGCAAGTGCAGAGAGGTGAG
- the LOC114186532 gene encoding uncharacterized protein LOC114186532 isoform X4, with amino-acid sequence MRRRRQPKTLIPLRLISRHKPDSDESISDEDDAVFPNNALSSDTIHKQELPLAVRLDILKGISDRNLSAKGTSSSFEKPLEDEVEMPDFNEGEVVANSTDEENNSADRDNTAVTALQLRKYGPQSIRNKHIRDMTRISEASLHYKGSVSGSHVTCPKANISGSRKCGGIGPSVPQIDSLPEILKAVDPRSSGNLEENHLEDDDKIEVNSDTEPDETEVFPHEFNLTSVNGVFNNLQDKANQLLQKSSRPHLKETAVDSEDFSEPVESGSSSDNEASYQQIKNAFPVKKMQSMTELFLEALGTSSVIIEGIHVGAHNSLSDGLSGKLQQMMLKEKETDMDFWKKLKTGARPDSELGCFDVKILSRYHEGKLTVCHCSFGKCREVFEGLL; translated from the exons ATGAGAAGGCGAAGGCAACCAAAAACCCTAATCCCACTTCGCTTAATTTCGCGGCACAAACCAGACTCAGACGAAAGCATTTCTG ATGAAGACGACGCCGTTTTCCCCAACAATGCGCTTTCCTCAGACACCATCCACAAG CAAGAATTGCCTCTTGCTGTGCGGCTCGATATTCTAAAAG GAATCAGTGATCGGAATTTGTCTGCGAAAGGCACCAGTTCTTCATTTGAG AAACCGCTTGAAGATGAGGTTGAGATGCCTGACTTCAACGAGGGAGAGGTTGTTGCCAATTCAACtgatgaagaaaacaattcTGCAGACAGG gATAACACTGCCGTAACAGCCCTGCAGCTTCGCAAGTATGGTCCACAATCTATCAGAAACAAACACATTAGAGATATGACCAGAATTTCTGAAGCATCGCTACATTACAAAGGAAGCGTCTCAGGATCTCATGTGACCTGCCCCAAAGCAAATATATCTG GGTCACGTAAATGTGGGGGCATTGGTCCTTCAGTCCCCCAGATCGACAGCTTGCCTGAAATTTTGAAAGCGGTTGATCCTAGGAGTTCTGGAAATTTAGAGGAAAATCATCTTGAAGATGACGACAAAATTGAAGTAAATTCAGACACTGAGCCTGATGAAACAGAAGTTTTTCCGCATGAGTTTAATCTCACCTCAGTGAATGGGGTCTTTAATAACCTCCAAGATAAAGCCAATCAG CTTTTGCAGAAAAGTAGTAGACCCCACTTAAAAGAGACAGCTGTTGACAGTGAAGATTTCTCAGAGCCCGTGGAAAGTGGATCATCAAGTGACAATGAG GCAAGttatcaacaaataaaaaatgccTTCCCTGTAAAGAAAATGCAGTCCATGACAGAGCTATTTCTGGAAGCTCTTGGGACATCCTCTGTTATTATTGAAGGGATTCATGTTGGAGCTCATAATTCATTGAG TGATGGATTATCTGGAAAACTACAGCAGATGAtgctaaaagaaaaagaaacagacATGGACTTCtggaaaaagttaaaaactggAGCTAGGCCAGATA GTGAACTTGGCTGCTTTGATGTAAAAATCCTTTCAAGATACCACGAAGGAAAGCTGACTGTTTGTCACTGCTCATTTGGCAAGTGCAGAGAG
- the LOC114186532 gene encoding uncharacterized protein LOC114186532 isoform X6 — MRRRRQPKTLIPLRLISRHKPDSDESISDEDDAVFPNNALSSDTIHKQELPLAVRLDILKGISDRNLSAKGTSSSFEKPLEDEVEMPDFNEGEVVANSTDEENNSADRDNTAVTALQLRKYGPQSIRNKHIRDMTRISEASLHYKGSVSGSHVTCPKANISGSRKCGGIGPSVPQIDSLPEILKAVDPRSSGNLEENHLEDDDKIEVNSDTEPDETEVFPHEFNLTSVNGVFNNLQDKANQLLQKSSRPHLKETAVDSEDFSEPVESGSSSDNEASYQQIKNAFPVKKMQSMTELFLEALGTSSVIIEGIHVGAHNSLSDGLSGKLQQMMLKEKETDMDFWKK; from the exons ATGAGAAGGCGAAGGCAACCAAAAACCCTAATCCCACTTCGCTTAATTTCGCGGCACAAACCAGACTCAGACGAAAGCATTTCTG ATGAAGACGACGCCGTTTTCCCCAACAATGCGCTTTCCTCAGACACCATCCACAAG CAAGAATTGCCTCTTGCTGTGCGGCTCGATATTCTAAAAG GAATCAGTGATCGGAATTTGTCTGCGAAAGGCACCAGTTCTTCATTTGAG AAACCGCTTGAAGATGAGGTTGAGATGCCTGACTTCAACGAGGGAGAGGTTGTTGCCAATTCAACtgatgaagaaaacaattcTGCAGACAGG gATAACACTGCCGTAACAGCCCTGCAGCTTCGCAAGTATGGTCCACAATCTATCAGAAACAAACACATTAGAGATATGACCAGAATTTCTGAAGCATCGCTACATTACAAAGGAAGCGTCTCAGGATCTCATGTGACCTGCCCCAAAGCAAATATATCTG GGTCACGTAAATGTGGGGGCATTGGTCCTTCAGTCCCCCAGATCGACAGCTTGCCTGAAATTTTGAAAGCGGTTGATCCTAGGAGTTCTGGAAATTTAGAGGAAAATCATCTTGAAGATGACGACAAAATTGAAGTAAATTCAGACACTGAGCCTGATGAAACAGAAGTTTTTCCGCATGAGTTTAATCTCACCTCAGTGAATGGGGTCTTTAATAACCTCCAAGATAAAGCCAATCAG CTTTTGCAGAAAAGTAGTAGACCCCACTTAAAAGAGACAGCTGTTGACAGTGAAGATTTCTCAGAGCCCGTGGAAAGTGGATCATCAAGTGACAATGAG GCAAGttatcaacaaataaaaaatgccTTCCCTGTAAAGAAAATGCAGTCCATGACAGAGCTATTTCTGGAAGCTCTTGGGACATCCTCTGTTATTATTGAAGGGATTCATGTTGGAGCTCATAATTCATTGAG TGATGGATTATCTGGAAAACTACAGCAGATGAtgctaaaagaaaaagaaacagacATGGACTTCtggaaaaa GTGA
- the LOC114186532 gene encoding uncharacterized protein LOC114186532 isoform X5, with product MRRRRQPKTLIPLRLISRHKPDSDESISDEDDAVFPNNALSSDTIHKQELPLAVRLDILKGISDRNLSAKGTSSSFEKPLEDEVEMPDFNEGEVVANSTDEENNSADRDNTAVTALQLRKYGPQSIRNKHIRDMTRISEASLHYKGSVSGSHVTCPKANISGSRKCGGIGPSVPQIDSLPEILKAVDPRSSGNLEENHLEDDDKIEVNSDTEPDETEVFPHEFNLTSVNGVFNNLQDKANQLLQKSSRPHLKETAVDSEDFSEPVESGSSSDNEASYQQIKNAFPVKKMQSMTELFLEALGTSSVIIEGIHVGAHNSLSDGLSGKLQQMMLKEKETDMDFWKKLKTGARPDSKTFDFTFSAFSILI from the exons ATGAGAAGGCGAAGGCAACCAAAAACCCTAATCCCACTTCGCTTAATTTCGCGGCACAAACCAGACTCAGACGAAAGCATTTCTG ATGAAGACGACGCCGTTTTCCCCAACAATGCGCTTTCCTCAGACACCATCCACAAG CAAGAATTGCCTCTTGCTGTGCGGCTCGATATTCTAAAAG GAATCAGTGATCGGAATTTGTCTGCGAAAGGCACCAGTTCTTCATTTGAG AAACCGCTTGAAGATGAGGTTGAGATGCCTGACTTCAACGAGGGAGAGGTTGTTGCCAATTCAACtgatgaagaaaacaattcTGCAGACAGG gATAACACTGCCGTAACAGCCCTGCAGCTTCGCAAGTATGGTCCACAATCTATCAGAAACAAACACATTAGAGATATGACCAGAATTTCTGAAGCATCGCTACATTACAAAGGAAGCGTCTCAGGATCTCATGTGACCTGCCCCAAAGCAAATATATCTG GGTCACGTAAATGTGGGGGCATTGGTCCTTCAGTCCCCCAGATCGACAGCTTGCCTGAAATTTTGAAAGCGGTTGATCCTAGGAGTTCTGGAAATTTAGAGGAAAATCATCTTGAAGATGACGACAAAATTGAAGTAAATTCAGACACTGAGCCTGATGAAACAGAAGTTTTTCCGCATGAGTTTAATCTCACCTCAGTGAATGGGGTCTTTAATAACCTCCAAGATAAAGCCAATCAG CTTTTGCAGAAAAGTAGTAGACCCCACTTAAAAGAGACAGCTGTTGACAGTGAAGATTTCTCAGAGCCCGTGGAAAGTGGATCATCAAGTGACAATGAG GCAAGttatcaacaaataaaaaatgccTTCCCTGTAAAGAAAATGCAGTCCATGACAGAGCTATTTCTGGAAGCTCTTGGGACATCCTCTGTTATTATTGAAGGGATTCATGTTGGAGCTCATAATTCATTGAG TGATGGATTATCTGGAAAACTACAGCAGATGAtgctaaaagaaaaagaaacagacATGGACTTCtggaaaaagttaaaaactggAGCTAGGCCAGATAGTAAAACTTTTGATTTTACTTTCTCTGCATTTTCCATTCTTATCTAA
- the LOC114186746 gene encoding uncharacterized protein LOC114186746, with translation MASSHSWSTCSCNGLGVQNRSDFCHGGGSKRLGSMVVCYCGEKAVLRTARTPKNRGKQFWGCPKYKRGSEQLVGCNYFSWFSGDEEIVGSVTKNEERDLSVLNMEEMYGQRMKILSLEKSVMNLENRIRVLFWGVCFVCVLNVILFSLLMKNP, from the exons ATGGCTTCTTCTCATTCATGGTCGACGTGCTCCTGCAATGGGTTGGGGGTGCAAAATCGAAGTGATTTTTGTCATGGAGGTGGGTCAAAGAGGTTGGGTTCAATGGTTGTTTGCTATTGTGGTGAGAAAGCTGTCTTGAGAACTGCAAGAACCCCTAAAAATAGGGGGAAACAATTCTGGGGATGTCCTAAGTATAAG AGGGGTTCTGAACAATTGGTTGGCTGCAATTACTTTAGTTGGTTCAGTGGAGATGAAGAAATTGTTGGTTCAGTCACGAAGAATGAAGAAAGGGATCTTAGTGTGCTGAATATGGAAGAAATGTACGGGCAAAGGATGAAAATTCTTAGTTTAGAAAAATCTGTCATGAATTTGGAAAATAGGATAAGGGTGTTATTTTGGGgggtttgttttgtttgtgtattgaatgtaatattattttcgtTGTTGATGAAAAATCCATAA
- the LOC114186559 gene encoding uncharacterized protein LOC114186559 isoform X1, with translation MPPKMSDRVEALEEKMAAMEVSVRQSLAEFRQSILEEFAKLHTERREVCQTSPFLGMESGAEYKMSAKKVELPSFDGIDPVGWITRAETYFEVQGSTEEVKVRLAKLSMEGATIHWFNLLQESEKDLSWAQLKRELIGRYGGRTSNNPFEELKDLLQTGSVEEYLAEFEYISSQVSRLPEEQYLGYFIGGLRSEIRRRVRTFNPVNRLQAMRLARDVKIELQGDGFQRRGGTRVWKSNRDWGTGQVDKFGSGSGQGPYPMRLGVGPDPTQGTKSKSFSVSSSSPHESRSVTPQGSRVSADRTPTTDRNRGTKHLPYSELMNRKAQGLCFRCGEKYHPLHQCAERQLRLVVLADDETINEEGEVIAIELREEEADRTLECGSMGLFAEVEISCGGRNRPSTLRLEGRLHGVALGVLIDSGASHNFISPHVVVAMELKVDKGKSMGVRLGDGHKVSTVGKCKELEIQLGEFSTVVAPYVLELGDVDMILGVAWLQRFGKVTFDWEEMTLSFVWHGKQIELHGQKQKKSGQQGQTVTSLQSLVKGNSLDEKSNLKQGLSDKQVGDIRQILANFAVVFQEPQGLPPCRAVTHSIELQPTTGPVSVRPYRYPYHHKEEIEKQVGEMLKQGIIRHSSSAFSSPVILVKKKDGSWRMCVDYRELNRVTIPDKYPIPVVEELLDELHGAIYFSKLDLKSGYHQIRMTEEDVHKTAFRTHEGHYEFLVMPFGLTNAPATFQSTMNNIFKAYLRKFVLVFFDDILVYSKGWGEHLKHVAIVLKLLREQYLKVNGKKCVFGSRQVEYLGHLISEKGVAVDPEKIKSVLNWPIPHNVKGVRGFLGLTGYYRKFIANYGKIARPLTELTKKDGFHWGPAAELAFEELKKG, from the exons ATGCCACCAAAAATGTCTGACCGAGTCGAAGCATTGGAGGAGAAAATGGCAGCAATGGAAGTATCAGTACGTCAGTCATTGGCGGAATTTCGCCAATCCATTTTGGAGGAGTTTGCTAAGTTGCATACAGAACGACGTGAGGTTTGTCAAACATCTCCATTTTTGGGAATGGAGTCTGGAGCCGAGTATAAGATGTCGGCGAAGAAGGTTGAGTTGCCGTCTTTTGACGGCATTGACCCTGTGGGGTGGATTACACGGGCAGAGACATATTTTGAGGTGCAAGGCTCGACCGAGGAGGTGAAGGTTCGTTTAGCCAAGTTGAGCATGGAAGGTGCAACCATTCATTGGTTCAACCTTCTACAAGAATCCGAGAAGGACTTGTCGTGGGCCCAGCTGAAACGAGAGTTGATAGGTCGTTATGGGGGTCGTACCAGCAATAATCCTTTTGAGGAATTAAAAGATTTGTTGCAGACGGGTAGCGTTGAAGAATATTTGGCAGAGTTTGAATACATATCGTCTCAAGTATCGCGGCTACCAGAGGAGCAATACCTAGGCTATTTTATTGGAGGACTGCGATCAGAGATTCGACGGAGGGTTCGCACTTTCAACCCTGTGAACCGTCTACAAGCCATGCGTCTGGCTAGAGATGTGAAAATCGAATTACAGGGTGATGGATTTCAAAGAAGAGGAGGAACACGTGTTTGGAAAAGTAATCGGGATTGGGGTACGGGTCAAGTGGACAAGTTTGGATCTGGGTCAGGCCAAGGCCCATATCCAATGAGGTTAGGAGTTGGACCAGACCCAACACAAGGGACAAAATCCAAATCATTTTCGGTGAGTAGTTCGAGTCCCCACGAATCAAGATCTGTGACACCGCAGGGTAGTCGTGTATCCGCGGACCGCACTCCGACCACCGATCGCAATCGTGGTACGAAGCACTTACCGTATTCTGAGCTGATGAACAGGAAGGCTCAGGGGCTTTGTTTCCGATGTGGTGAGAAATACCACCCTTTACACCAGTGTGCGGAGCGCCAGTTGAGATTGGTGGTGTTAGCAGATGACGAAACAATTAATGAAGAGGGGGAGGTTATCGCGATTGAGCTGCGAGAGGAGGAAGCTGATCGTACCTTGGAATGTGGGTCTATGGGGCTGTTTGCGGAAGTCGAAATATCGTGTGGGGGTCGGAATCGTCCTTCAACCTTGCGTTTAGAGGGTCGTCTCCATGGAGTAGCTTTGGGGGTGTTGATTGACAGTGGGGCTAGCCACAATTTTATTTCTCCTCATGTGGTGGTTGCAATGGAGTTGAAAGTCGACAAAGGGAAATCGATGGGGGTGCGTTTGGGAGATGGGCACAAGGTGTCAACTGTGGGAAAATGTAAAGAGCTGGAAATTCAATTAGGAGAATTCTCTACTGTAGTAGCGCCATATGTGTTAGAGTTGGGAGATGTAGACATGATTTTAGGAGTTGCTTGGTTGCAGAGATTTGGGAAGGTCACTTTCGATTGGGAGGAGATGACTTTGAGTTTTGTTTGGCATGGCAAACAGATAGAGTTACACggtcagaaacaaaagaaatctGGACAACAAGGGCAAACAGTGACTTCCCTCCAGAGTTTGGTTAAAGGGAATAGTCTTGATGAAAAGTCCAATTTGAAACAAGGGTTGTCTGATAAACAAGTTGGAGATATTCGACAAATTTTAGCAAATTTTGCGGTTGTCTTCCAGGAGCCACAAGGACTACCACCATGCAGGGCTGTTACTCATTCCATTGAATTGCAGCCTACAACGGGGCCGGTTAGTGTGCGTCCTTACCGATACCCATATCACCATAAGGAGGAGATTGAAAAACAGGTTGGGGAGATGTTGAAGCAGGGAATTATTAGACATAGTTCAAGTGCGTTTTCCAGCCCTGTCATTCTTGTTAAGAAGAAGGACGGATCTTGGCGCATGTGTGTGGATTATAGGGAATTAAATAGGGTCACAATTCCTGATAAATATCCCATTCCAGTTGTAGAAGAGTTATTAGATGAGTTACATGGAGCGATTTATTTCTCAAAACTAGACTTGAAATCGGGATATCATCAAATACGTATGACGGAGGAAGACGTTCATAAAACGGCTTTTAGGACACATGAGGGTCACTACGAATTTTTGGTGATGCCTTTTGGGTTGACTAACGCCCCGGCCACTTTTCAATCAACcatgaataatattttcaagGCATATTTACGAAAGTTTGTTCTAGTATTCTTTGATGATATACTAGTGTACAGCAAAGGATGGGGGGAGCATTTGAAACACGTAGCTATAGTGTTGAAGTTGCTGCGTGAACAATACCTTAAGGTAAATGGAAAGAAGTGTGTTTTTGGGAGTAGGCAAGTGGAATATTTGGGTCATTTAATTTCTGAAAAGGGAGTGGCAGTGGACccagaaaaaattaaaagtgtgTTGAATTGGCCTATTCCTCATAATGTAAAGGGTGTAAGAGGTTTTTTGGGCTTGACGGGGTACTACCGAAAATTTATTGCGAATTATGGTAAGATTGCTAGACCTCTCACGGAATTGACAAAGAAGGACGGATTTCATTGGGGTCCTGCAGCAGAGTTGGCttttgaagaattaaaaaag GGATAG